One region of Mucilaginibacter sp. 14171R-50 genomic DNA includes:
- a CDS encoding pyridoxal phosphate-dependent aminotransferase family protein produces MHKKLHQKIAQFTDASAIKEKGLYPYFRAIESAQDTEVIINGKPVLMFGSNSYLGLTDHPYIKEAAIRAIEKYGTGCAGSRFLNGTLDIHVELEERLARFVGKESAVLFSTGFQVNIGALSCLTGRNDYILLDEMDHASIIDGCRLSFSRVIKYAHNDMADLERKLRSLPEDAVKLIVVDGIFSMEGDLVTLPPITQLAEKYGANIMIDDAHALGVIGQHGSGTASHFKLTGQVDLISGTFSKSFASLGGFVAADRETIDYIKHRARSLIFSASMPPSTVASTLAALDIIEREPDRIVKLWDNTHYAATLMRSEGFDLGVSESPILPIYIRNNDKTFLTTKYLQDAGVFVNPIVSPAVPSDSSLIRFSLMATHSFAQIDEAVEKIGKAFRKYRVSRLSAKLEKAS; encoded by the coding sequence ATGCACAAGAAACTACATCAAAAAATAGCGCAGTTCACTGATGCTTCGGCTATTAAAGAAAAGGGGCTGTACCCTTATTTCCGGGCAATAGAATCCGCGCAGGACACCGAGGTTATCATTAACGGGAAGCCGGTTTTAATGTTTGGTTCTAACTCTTACCTGGGTTTAACAGACCACCCTTATATCAAGGAAGCCGCTATACGGGCTATTGAAAAATATGGAACCGGCTGTGCCGGTTCCCGTTTCCTGAACGGGACACTGGATATTCATGTGGAACTGGAAGAACGGCTGGCCCGTTTTGTGGGCAAGGAATCCGCGGTATTGTTCAGTACAGGCTTCCAGGTCAATATCGGGGCATTATCCTGCCTTACCGGGCGTAACGACTATATCCTGCTGGATGAAATGGACCATGCCTCTATCATTGATGGTTGCCGCCTGTCTTTTTCGCGGGTGATCAAATACGCCCATAATGATATGGCTGACCTGGAGCGCAAACTCCGCAGCCTGCCGGAGGATGCGGTTAAACTGATCGTGGTAGACGGCATATTCAGCATGGAAGGGGACCTGGTTACCCTTCCGCCCATCACGCAGCTGGCTGAAAAATATGGGGCAAATATCATGATCGATGATGCCCATGCTTTGGGGGTGATCGGCCAGCATGGTTCCGGTACCGCCTCGCATTTCAAACTGACAGGCCAGGTCGACCTGATCTCCGGTACTTTCAGCAAATCTTTTGCCTCGCTTGGCGGTTTCGTCGCGGCTGATAGGGAAACCATCGACTATATCAAGCACCGAGCGAGGTCGCTGATTTTCAGCGCCAGTATGCCGCCGTCGACCGTAGCGAGTACGCTGGCCGCATTAGACATTATAGAAAGAGAACCGGATCGCATCGTGAAGCTTTGGGATAATACGCATTATGCCGCTACGTTAATGCGGTCAGAAGGATTCGACCTGGGTGTTTCGGAAAGCCCCATCCTGCCGATCTATATCCGTAATAATGATAAAACCTTCCTAACGACCAAATATCTCCAGGATGCTGGTGTCTTTGTCAATCCGATCGTATCACCCGCCGTACCGTCCGACTCCTCCTTAATCCGGTTCTCGTTGATGGCTACCCATAGCTTCGCGCAGATCGATGAGGCCGTGGAAAAGATCGGCAAAGCCTTCCGGAAATACCGGGTTTCCCGTTTGTCGGCTAAACTGGAAAAGGCATCCTGA